Proteins encoded together in one Chitinophaga sp. LS1 window:
- a CDS encoding helix-turn-helix domain-containing protein yields MRVEENNVQLDRALLYIRNLDSCPPSYLYDPARKDFFEVLWLQDEYPLHQTTPELAAVRGQWVYLMPPYRVHQLNKAGKKGILFSFKRELLEEEDKEFALDVFRIFNISGEFTIMQLTPDKVERLNKVYELLEAEYKDNSGNLAMIKSLLKVFLLHLIKMKNEEFTSLNINQKRAYEFLLLLEDHYIEERNMQFYADKLGLSAKRLNQVLKEVLNATSIQLLHDRLILEAKRQIIHSENSIKEIAWVLGFKDRPYFSRFFKVHTGQTPEAFQKHVKRHVETLQNTLVS; encoded by the coding sequence ATGAGAGTCGAAGAGAATAATGTGCAACTGGACCGGGCGTTGTTATATATCCGTAATCTGGATAGTTGTCCGCCGAGTTATTTATATGATCCTGCGAGGAAAGATTTCTTTGAAGTGCTGTGGTTACAGGATGAATATCCTTTGCATCAGACCACGCCAGAGCTGGCGGCGGTACGTGGGCAATGGGTATACCTGATGCCGCCGTATAGGGTACATCAGTTGAATAAAGCGGGGAAGAAAGGGATCTTGTTCTCTTTTAAAAGAGAGCTATTAGAAGAAGAAGATAAAGAGTTTGCGCTGGATGTATTCAGGATCTTTAATATCAGTGGAGAGTTTACGATCATGCAGTTGACACCTGACAAGGTGGAACGGTTGAATAAAGTATATGAACTACTGGAAGCAGAATACAAAGACAACTCCGGCAATCTGGCGATGATCAAGTCATTATTGAAAGTGTTCCTCTTACATCTTATAAAGATGAAGAATGAGGAGTTCACCTCGCTGAATATAAATCAAAAGCGTGCATATGAGTTCTTATTATTGTTAGAAGATCATTACATAGAAGAACGGAATATGCAGTTCTATGCAGACAAACTTGGGTTGAGTGCAAAGCGGTTGAACCAGGTGCTGAAAGAGGTGCTGAATGCAACGAGTATTCAACTGCTGCATGACAGGCTCATTTTAGAAGCGAAGCGACAGATTATACATAGTGAGAATAGTATAAAGGAGATCGCGTGGGTATTAGGGTTTAAAGACAGGCCGTATTTTAGCCGGTTCTTTAAGGTACATACCGGGCAGACGCCGGAGGCGTTTCAGAAGCATGTGAAACGTCATGTAGAAACGTTGCAGAATACATTGGTTAGTTAA
- a CDS encoding cytochrome-c peroxidase encodes MRILICIFTLAIIACSKTQNTPAAVISIPGYFPALPATPDNPLTKEGIELGRLLFYDTRLSGNNKLSCASCHQQNLAFTDGVALSDIGVSGKQLHRSAPALINLAWATNGLFWEGGSTNLESQALGPLTSEDEMHQNLYELISELNEVPEYVRRFKSAFNSEITTANILKALSQFERTLISANSAYDQQQLNIQEQKGLTLFNNHCRSCHSGVLFTDNSFHNNGIDSDFSSDALEGIYQGRFRITYDSADLGKFKTPTLRNIALTAPYMHDGRFADLFAVLQHYSNGIKHSPTTDTILLNKEPLSSDDQTAIIAFLHTLTDTAFIHNTALKQP; translated from the coding sequence ATGAGAATATTGATCTGCATATTTACACTGGCCATAATCGCCTGTTCAAAAACACAAAATACCCCGGCAGCTGTCATCAGCATTCCGGGGTATTTCCCTGCTTTGCCAGCTACACCAGACAATCCGCTGACTAAAGAGGGGATTGAACTGGGACGCCTGTTGTTTTATGATACCCGGCTTTCCGGTAATAACAAACTATCCTGCGCCAGCTGTCATCAGCAAAACCTGGCATTTACTGACGGGGTTGCGCTGAGCGATATCGGCGTATCAGGCAAACAGCTTCACCGGTCAGCACCTGCACTCATTAACCTTGCCTGGGCCACGAACGGCCTGTTTTGGGAAGGAGGCTCTACCAACCTGGAATCGCAGGCCCTTGGCCCCCTTACCAGCGAAGATGAAATGCACCAGAACCTGTACGAACTCATTTCCGAATTGAATGAAGTACCGGAGTATGTGCGCCGGTTCAAATCAGCTTTCAATAGTGAAATTACAACCGCTAATATTCTGAAAGCACTGTCACAGTTTGAAAGAACACTAATCTCGGCTAACTCTGCCTATGATCAACAGCAACTGAATATACAGGAGCAGAAAGGATTGACCTTGTTTAATAATCACTGCCGTTCCTGTCACAGCGGAGTACTCTTTACTGACAATAGTTTTCATAATAATGGTATTGACAGCGATTTCTCCAGCGATGCACTGGAAGGAATTTACCAGGGCAGGTTCCGGATCACGTACGATTCTGCCGACCTTGGAAAATTCAAGACACCAACACTCAGAAACATCGCCCTTACGGCTCCTTATATGCACGATGGCCGCTTTGCAGACCTGTTTGCCGTATTACAACATTATAGCAATGGTATAAAGCATTCGCCAACTACCGATACTATTTTATTGAACAAAGAACCACTCAGCTCAGATGACCAGACTGCTATTATCGCATTCCTGCATACACTGACAGATACCGCCTTTATTCACAATACAGCTTTAAAACAACCATAA
- a CDS encoding PepSY-associated TM helix domain-containing protein, whose product MIRKLHLWLGLVSGIVVFIVSVTGCILVFEDEIRYATNPYLQNITSAGSLLPPSVLAEKARAAHGQKAAYITWEGVQHPVAVNMQGAKKRSESEVVYLDPHTGKVLGIMDMKKDFFRFILKGHYYLWLPENIGKVIVPAAVLMFLFLLITGTILWWPKKRNQLLAGLTIRWTARWRRVNYDLHNVLGFYSVLFLLIICLTGLVFGYQWFARSVYFISSGGRKMVMTHKGKSGKPMPVENMVDSIWMRQMAQVPLNESNSVVIYFPVKREDVITLYFNPDHTTRYRRDTRYFDQYSGKEVNGKGSGFGNGLYAYATPADKIKRMNFDMHVGAIGGLPGKVIAFLASLFAASLPVTGTLIWLGRKFKSKKR is encoded by the coding sequence ATGATCAGAAAGCTGCATTTATGGCTGGGCCTGGTTTCGGGAATAGTTGTTTTCATTGTCAGTGTTACAGGTTGCATACTTGTATTTGAAGATGAGATAAGGTATGCTACCAATCCTTATCTCCAAAATATTACTTCTGCCGGCTCCTTATTACCCCCTTCCGTACTGGCTGAAAAGGCGCGTGCAGCCCATGGGCAAAAGGCGGCCTACATTACCTGGGAGGGTGTTCAACATCCGGTAGCAGTCAATATGCAGGGTGCGAAAAAGCGCTCGGAATCAGAAGTGGTATACCTCGATCCCCATACCGGTAAGGTATTGGGTATTATGGATATGAAAAAGGACTTTTTTCGCTTTATCCTGAAAGGACACTATTACCTATGGTTGCCTGAAAATATTGGTAAAGTGATTGTCCCTGCTGCCGTTTTAATGTTCCTGTTCCTGCTTATCACTGGCACTATATTATGGTGGCCTAAAAAAAGGAACCAGCTGCTTGCGGGTTTAACCATCCGATGGACAGCCAGGTGGAGAAGGGTCAATTATGACCTGCACAATGTGCTGGGTTTTTACAGCGTCCTGTTTTTATTGATCATTTGTCTGACCGGTCTTGTATTCGGTTATCAATGGTTTGCCAGATCAGTATATTTCATAAGTTCTGGTGGTCGTAAAATGGTCATGACGCATAAAGGGAAATCCGGGAAGCCAATGCCGGTTGAAAATATGGTCGATAGTATCTGGATGCGTCAGATGGCACAGGTGCCTTTAAATGAATCCAACAGTGTAGTGATCTACTTTCCTGTGAAACGGGAGGATGTAATCACGTTGTATTTTAACCCTGATCATACCACCCGTTACAGGCGCGATACCAGGTACTTTGATCAGTATTCAGGTAAAGAAGTAAACGGGAAGGGAAGTGGTTTTGGCAATGGTTTATATGCCTATGCAACTCCGGCAGATAAGATCAAACGGATGAATTTTGACATGCATGTGGGTGCTATAGGTGGGCTTCCCGGAAAGGTGATCGCTTTTCTTGCGTCTCTCTTTGCCGCCAGTCTGCCAGTTACTGGCACACTCATATGGTTAGGCCGGAAATTTAAATCTAAAAAAAGATAG
- the hxlB gene encoding 6-phospho-3-hexuloisomerase — MFTSDKSALAERLRADLPMILEENTKLATQISIDELAILALMLQQAKRVFVIGAGRTGLMMRAIAMRFMHLGLNVHVVGETTTPAIQEGDLLLAASGSGTTSAIVKAAEKAHSVSASVAVLSTTNKSPLANVAQLVVIIPAAQKQDFHGAISEQYAGSLFEQNVLFVGDAVFQTLWKFSNIPAEIMWKQHANME; from the coding sequence ATGTTCACATCTGATAAAAGCGCACTGGCAGAGCGATTACGCGCCGACCTGCCCATGATCCTGGAAGAAAATACAAAACTGGCCACTCAAATATCAATTGATGAATTGGCCATTCTCGCACTCATGCTCCAACAGGCAAAAAGGGTCTTTGTAATAGGCGCAGGCAGAACCGGACTGATGATGCGCGCCATCGCGATGCGCTTCATGCATCTTGGATTGAATGTACATGTAGTAGGAGAGACCACTACACCAGCTATCCAGGAAGGTGACCTGTTACTGGCAGCTTCCGGCTCTGGTACTACCAGCGCTATTGTAAAAGCAGCAGAGAAAGCACATAGCGTAAGTGCCAGCGTAGCTGTGTTGTCTACTACAAATAAATCGCCGCTGGCAAATGTTGCACAACTGGTGGTGATCATCCCTGCTGCACAGAAACAGGATTTTCACGGCGCGATCTCTGAACAATATGCAGGTAGCTTATTTGAACAAAATGTGTTGTTTGTAGGGGATGCTGTCTTCCAGACACTATGGAAGTTCAGTAATATCCCAGCTGAAATAATGTGGAAACAACATGCTAACATGGAATAA
- a CDS encoding MbnP family protein: protein MKKISILLSFATILFSACSKDDDKDTSDTLNGQTVLTFDSKVGSDDFTLNKDVTINGATYNFTQLRYWVSNVTLTNTDGNTYKVPSSYYLLEENNAIAVQDGSFEYPATKREDVTISDIPAGTYKSITFSIGIDAVYNDNLSLQAGELSQLNGMTNVSWMWHTSYIFSSLKGTRNSTAIAVETGLNTNYRTITITLPGSVTINAASTTNIKFSVDVTKIIDGLDLATTPTIGASVPAVMTQVADNYSTKAITATTIAK from the coding sequence ATGAAAAAAATTTCTATTCTGCTGTCGTTCGCAACTATATTATTCTCGGCCTGTAGCAAAGATGATGACAAAGACACCTCTGATACGCTGAATGGTCAGACTGTACTGACCTTCGACTCAAAGGTGGGTAGCGACGATTTTACTTTAAATAAGGATGTCACGATCAATGGCGCTACTTACAATTTCACGCAGCTGCGCTATTGGGTGAGTAATGTAACGCTTACCAATACTGATGGGAACACCTATAAAGTGCCTTCTTCTTATTACCTGCTGGAAGAGAATAATGCGATCGCTGTGCAGGACGGTAGTTTTGAATATCCTGCCACAAAAAGAGAAGATGTGACCATTAGCGATATTCCTGCCGGAACGTATAAGAGCATTACTTTTTCCATCGGTATAGACGCTGTATATAATGATAATTTAAGTCTGCAGGCAGGCGAACTCTCCCAGTTAAACGGTATGACGAATGTATCCTGGATGTGGCACACCAGCTATATCTTCAGTTCCCTGAAAGGTACCCGTAACAGCACTGCTATAGCAGTAGAAACTGGTTTGAATACCAACTACCGTACGATCACCATTACGTTGCCCGGCAGTGTTACCATCAATGCCGCTTCCACAACGAATATCAAATTTTCCGTGGATGTTACGAAGATCATTGACGGCCTGGATCTGGCAACCACTCCGACAATAGGCGCTTCAGTACCTGCCGTGATGACACAGGTTGCAGACAACTACAGCACTAAGGCTATCACCGCCACCACTATTGCCAAATGA
- a CDS encoding transporter: protein MKKKLTLLVILLMASYIVRACDICGCGVGSYYIGILPDFKKRFLGLRYQYKTLRSHLGVGGTTSYLTTDETYQTAELWGGWNIGKRFRVLGFVPVNFNSRENQGVTMHRSGIGDIAVVGYYQLLDTRTTTGNDQLLVQSLWVGAGIKVPTGKYESTEHEENENTPNNFQLGTASTDFSVHLMYDVRLMDFGVNMNLSYKMNTSNKYDYRYGNKFSSNILAYYKFRINNKVSIAPNAGILYETAVKDTENKKYTIDQSGGYSLMGTIGGEATFGRISAGANFQPVISQHLANLQVKAGNRAMVHVTYLF, encoded by the coding sequence ATGAAAAAGAAACTGACGCTGCTGGTAATATTGTTAATGGCATCATACATAGTACGTGCCTGTGACATCTGCGGATGCGGTGTGGGCAGTTATTATATAGGCATTCTACCCGACTTTAAAAAACGTTTTCTGGGCTTACGTTACCAATATAAAACCCTACGGTCTCATCTTGGCGTGGGGGGAACCACTTCTTACCTCACCACAGATGAAACCTACCAGACAGCAGAGCTGTGGGGTGGCTGGAACATTGGTAAACGGTTCCGGGTATTGGGATTTGTGCCGGTTAATTTTAATAGCAGGGAAAATCAGGGTGTAACTATGCACCGTTCAGGTATTGGTGACATTGCCGTAGTCGGCTATTATCAACTGTTAGATACCCGGACCACCACCGGTAATGACCAGCTACTGGTACAATCCCTTTGGGTGGGCGCAGGTATCAAAGTGCCTACCGGAAAATATGAATCGACAGAACATGAAGAGAATGAAAATACACCGAATAACTTCCAGTTAGGCACAGCCAGCACCGACTTCTCAGTACATCTGATGTATGATGTACGACTTATGGACTTTGGGGTAAATATGAACCTGAGTTATAAAATGAACACCAGTAACAAGTATGATTACCGGTATGGTAATAAGTTCAGCAGCAATATTCTGGCTTATTATAAATTCAGGATCAATAATAAAGTATCTATCGCTCCAAACGCCGGTATACTCTATGAGACCGCCGTCAAAGACACAGAAAATAAAAAATATACCATCGATCAGTCCGGAGGTTATTCATTGATGGGGACCATTGGTGGAGAGGCAACATTTGGCCGTATATCGGCAGGCGCTAACTTTCAGCCGGTGATTTCTCAGCACCTGGCTAACCTGCAGGTAAAAGCGGGTAACCGTGCGATGGTACATGTGACATATTTGTTTTAA
- a CDS encoding MbnP family protein, with protein sequence MKRLFILIVLLAVQFSGYSTHAKRTMTISFKHMINGVPLVLNNKKYRNEHGDTFTVSKLKYYVSNFSMVTANGHEITLPAAYYLVNAEDNSSTSITIADFPKEKIASIKFILGVDSARNVSGAQTGALDPANKMFWTWNSGYIFLKLEGTSPQSPTGKISFDIGGIKAAANSIRVQEVKIPAGKSDNGKITLKADLADLFRGKETIDFSAIYKVMGGAKSVKIADNYGVSLFSFYGI encoded by the coding sequence ATGAAACGTTTATTCATTTTAATTGTTTTATTGGCTGTGCAGTTTAGTGGATATTCAACGCATGCAAAAAGGACAATGACTATTTCCTTTAAGCATATGATTAATGGTGTGCCACTGGTATTGAACAATAAAAAATATCGCAACGAACATGGCGACACCTTTACTGTGTCAAAATTGAAATATTATGTAAGCAATTTTAGTATGGTCACAGCTAATGGTCATGAGATCACATTGCCGGCAGCCTATTACCTGGTCAATGCTGAAGATAACAGCAGTACCAGCATCACAATTGCAGATTTTCCCAAAGAAAAAATCGCCAGCATTAAATTTATTCTTGGAGTAGATAGTGCCCGCAATGTATCGGGTGCACAAACCGGGGCGCTTGATCCTGCTAATAAAATGTTCTGGACCTGGAATAGTGGTTATATTTTCCTGAAACTGGAAGGTACTTCACCGCAGTCGCCTACAGGGAAAATATCATTTGATATAGGTGGAATTAAAGCTGCAGCAAATTCTATCCGTGTGCAGGAGGTAAAGATACCGGCCGGAAAATCGGATAATGGGAAGATCACTTTAAAGGCTGATCTTGCGGACCTTTTCAGGGGTAAAGAGACGATTGATTTTTCTGCAATATATAAGGTGATGGGTGGTGCTAAATCGGTGAAAATTGCGGATAACTATGGTGTGAGTTTATTTTCTTTTTACGGGATCTAA
- a CDS encoding TonB-dependent receptor: MLKLFREALLTVMLLLFCANAQGIVVTGTIKGKVLSSDGQPAEGVSIIAKDTKFMTITSEEGYFELKLPAGNYEIIFSYIGIKPVHRQVQVTAGKTTALSVVTLDQSAAQLQEITVNSARQNKFYKKESPYVAKMPLENLKNPQVYATISKELMVEQVTTDFAGAMRNAPGAAPGARVDNGRNVYMLRGFAESGYIRNGITSPLYMDIDPANLERVEVIKGPSGTLYGSSLISYGGLVNRVTKRPFKAFGGEVSYTNGGFGLNRFTADLNTPVNKDSSLLLRINAAAHREESFQDYGYAHNYLVNPVISYKVNDRTTIILEAEYYHRNATQVPLYNIISGSGVTDVRQLNSIYKRSFFTNEAYMEGGAVSYYGQINYRINDNWTSQTNVSWANNKYDRLAFTPYVMNDSMIQRRTGKINYDTKAMDIQQNFTGNFYTGSIRHRVLLGLDVLQRQYFLYNNASKGIYDTVNFRKAATPYVNREQLLAVAKGLAVSPSANKTNVYAAYASDVIELTSRLDVMLSLRYDYYDNRGSYKSTTGATTGAYHQGAWSPKLGIVYQVVKDQLSLFANYMNGFTNQTGEDANGKAFKPEQANQWEGGIKAELFEKKLTASISYYDIEVKNVLRTNLEQPDFSIQDGTQRSKGAEIEMIATPARGLNFVAGYGYNDSRYTAADADIEGHRPANVPFNVANCWVSYTLQQGAAAGLGAGLGANYYGQTFYDDANSLNVPAATILNASVFYNRSRYRIALKADNLTDKRYWLSLSPQMPLRISGSLALKF, encoded by the coding sequence ATGTTGAAATTGTTCAGAGAAGCATTGCTAACTGTGATGTTGTTGCTGTTTTGTGCAAATGCACAGGGCATTGTAGTTACAGGCACTATCAAAGGGAAGGTGTTATCATCAGATGGTCAGCCAGCAGAAGGTGTCAGTATCATTGCAAAAGACACAAAATTTATGACCATTACCTCTGAGGAGGGCTACTTTGAGTTAAAATTACCTGCGGGTAATTACGAAATTATTTTTTCTTACATCGGTATCAAGCCTGTACACCGGCAGGTACAGGTGACAGCCGGAAAAACGACGGCACTATCTGTCGTAACACTCGACCAGTCTGCCGCACAACTACAGGAAATCACAGTCAACAGCGCGAGGCAAAACAAATTTTACAAAAAGGAGTCTCCTTATGTGGCCAAAATGCCGCTGGAAAATTTAAAAAATCCACAGGTGTATGCTACGATCTCCAAAGAGCTGATGGTGGAACAGGTCACCACTGATTTTGCAGGAGCCATGCGCAATGCACCCGGAGCTGCGCCCGGTGCCAGGGTCGATAACGGTAGAAACGTATATATGCTCAGGGGATTTGCCGAATCAGGATATATCCGCAATGGTATTACAAGTCCTTTGTACATGGATATAGACCCTGCTAACCTGGAACGGGTAGAGGTCATTAAAGGTCCTTCAGGAACTTTATACGGCAGTAGCCTGATCTCTTATGGAGGATTGGTGAACAGGGTTACAAAACGCCCTTTTAAAGCCTTTGGCGGCGAAGTAAGTTATACCAACGGCGGATTTGGACTGAATCGTTTCACTGCCGATCTGAATACGCCAGTCAACAAAGATTCCAGCCTGCTGCTCAGGATAAATGCAGCAGCACACAGGGAAGAATCTTTCCAGGATTATGGGTATGCCCATAATTACCTGGTCAATCCTGTTATCTCGTACAAGGTGAATGATCGCACGACGATTATACTGGAAGCTGAATATTACCACCGCAATGCCACACAGGTTCCCCTGTATAATATTATTTCAGGTTCCGGCGTCACGGACGTACGGCAGCTGAACAGCATTTATAAAAGATCTTTCTTTACCAACGAAGCTTATATGGAAGGAGGGGCGGTAAGCTACTATGGACAGATCAATTATCGTATCAATGATAACTGGACATCGCAAACCAACGTATCCTGGGCCAATAATAAGTACGACCGGCTGGCCTTTACTCCATATGTCATGAACGATAGCATGATCCAGCGCAGAACGGGTAAGATCAATTACGACACCAAAGCAATGGATATTCAGCAGAACTTCACAGGTAATTTTTATACAGGAAGTATCCGGCACCGCGTATTATTGGGATTGGATGTGCTGCAGCGCCAGTATTTCCTTTATAACAACGCCAGCAAAGGTATTTATGATACTGTCAATTTCCGAAAAGCAGCGACGCCGTATGTGAACAGGGAACAGTTACTCGCAGTGGCAAAAGGGCTGGCCGTATCCCCCTCTGCTAATAAAACCAATGTTTACGCAGCATATGCATCTGATGTCATAGAATTAACTTCCCGTTTAGATGTGATGTTAAGTTTGCGATATGATTATTACGACAACCGTGGTTCCTATAAGTCTACTACAGGGGCTACTACAGGCGCCTATCATCAGGGTGCATGGTCTCCTAAACTGGGTATTGTGTACCAGGTGGTAAAAGATCAGTTGTCATTATTCGCCAATTATATGAATGGCTTTACCAACCAGACGGGAGAAGATGCCAATGGTAAAGCGTTCAAGCCGGAACAGGCCAATCAGTGGGAGGGAGGTATAAAGGCAGAACTGTTCGAAAAAAAGCTGACTGCCAGCATTAGTTATTATGATATTGAGGTTAAAAATGTGTTGCGTACCAACCTGGAACAACCAGACTTCTCTATCCAGGATGGCACCCAGCGTAGCAAAGGGGCTGAAATAGAGATGATCGCGACTCCTGCCAGAGGATTGAATTTCGTAGCTGGTTATGGTTACAATGACAGCCGTTATACAGCAGCTGATGCGGATATAGAAGGTCATCGTCCGGCCAATGTACCTTTCAATGTAGCAAACTGCTGGGTCAGTTATACATTACAGCAGGGCGCTGCAGCCGGCCTTGGCGCCGGATTGGGTGCCAACTACTATGGTCAGACCTTTTATGACGACGCCAATAGCCTGAACGTACCGGCAGCTACAATCCTGAATGCATCTGTTTTTTACAACAGATCCAGGTACCGTATCGCGCTGAAAGCTGATAATCTGACAGACAAACGTTACTGGCTGAGTTTATCACCGCAAATGCCTTTGCGCATATCAGGTTCACTGGCATTAAAATTTTAA
- a CDS encoding MbnP family protein, with protein sequence MKQKLFLLALIAFTACSKETVTPDSSVKGTLSIQFDNIAGDRNLQLGTGVYTNAAGEKFSVDILKYFVSNISVKNSSGETYTVPQDSSYFLISEEDGTSQFVKVHVPEGEYTSLTFVLGVDSLRSTMDISKRTGVLDPSGGMDEGMYWGWNSGYIFLKMEGTSDAAPIDASGQHKFRYHIGGFGGYNAVTFNNIKTITVDLTAAGTAKVVDGRVPNIHLMADILKVFNGTTNISLAEWSTIMVSDYSVNVANNYQKMFTHDHTEN encoded by the coding sequence ATGAAGCAGAAATTATTCTTACTGGCCCTTATCGCATTCACTGCCTGTAGCAAAGAAACCGTTACGCCGGATAGCAGTGTAAAAGGCACCCTCTCTATACAGTTTGACAACATTGCAGGAGATAGAAATCTTCAGCTGGGCACAGGTGTTTATACGAACGCCGCCGGAGAAAAATTCTCTGTGGATATTCTCAAATATTTTGTAAGCAATATCAGTGTAAAGAACAGTAGCGGTGAAACCTATACCGTGCCACAGGATAGCAGTTATTTCCTCATCTCAGAAGAAGATGGCACAAGTCAGTTCGTAAAAGTCCATGTTCCCGAAGGAGAATATACCTCCCTCACCTTTGTACTTGGGGTAGACAGCCTGCGCAGCACGATGGATATTTCTAAACGCACAGGTGTACTCGATCCTTCCGGCGGTATGGATGAGGGCATGTATTGGGGATGGAACAGCGGTTACATCTTCCTGAAAATGGAGGGAACTTCTGATGCAGCTCCGATCGATGCCAGTGGTCAGCATAAATTCCGTTACCATATCGGTGGTTTTGGTGGTTATAATGCTGTTACTTTCAATAACATTAAAACGATCACAGTAGACCTCACAGCTGCCGGTACTGCCAAAGTAGTAGATGGCCGTGTCCCTAACATTCACCTCATGGCAGATATACTCAAGGTCTTTAACGGCACCACCAATATCAGCCTTGCAGAATGGTCTACTATTATGGTCAGCGATTATAGTGTGAATGTGGCTAACAATTACCAGAAAATGTTTACACATGACCATACCGAAAATTAG
- a CDS encoding cytochrome-c peroxidase: MTIPKISLKYRLLLAFVVFLYACDKKDEISAFIGFEQPANFPEPVYNLANNTITEDGFILGRKLFYDARLSRNNTISCGFCHLQTSAFTHHGHDVSHGIDDRLGKRNAPPIMNLAWNTSFMWDGGVFDLDLQPIAPITNEVEMDETVENVMNKLRATSEYPALFKNAYGSEEITTSRLMKAFSQFMVMLVSNHSRYDSVQNGWGATYTADEQKGYVLFEQKCSSCHPAPLFTDYSFRNNGIGVGPNNDQGRYDVTVNAADMYKFKVPSLRNLGYTAPYMHDGRFYTLAGVLEHYNSEVQDMTTLDPLLKQNGVLGIPLTADEKTYLLAFLNTLNDKTFITDKRFSEESQ; this comes from the coding sequence ATGACCATACCGAAAATTAGCCTTAAATACCGGCTCTTACTGGCGTTTGTGGTCTTCCTGTACGCCTGTGACAAAAAAGACGAAATTTCGGCCTTTATAGGCTTTGAACAGCCAGCCAATTTCCCGGAGCCTGTATACAACCTTGCCAATAATACAATCACCGAAGATGGGTTCATTCTCGGCCGTAAACTATTTTATGATGCGCGCCTGTCCCGGAATAATACTATCTCCTGTGGTTTCTGTCATTTACAAACATCTGCCTTCACCCACCACGGTCATGATGTAAGTCATGGTATTGACGATCGCCTGGGCAAGAGAAATGCGCCTCCCATCATGAACCTTGCATGGAATACTTCATTCATGTGGGACGGTGGGGTATTTGACCTGGATCTTCAACCCATCGCACCTATCACCAACGAGGTAGAAATGGATGAAACTGTGGAAAATGTCATGAATAAACTCAGAGCTACTTCAGAATACCCGGCGCTGTTTAAAAATGCTTATGGCAGTGAAGAGATCACTACCTCCCGGTTGATGAAAGCCTTTTCGCAGTTCATGGTGATGCTGGTGAGCAACCATTCCAGATACGACTCTGTACAAAATGGATGGGGAGCTACTTACACTGCGGACGAACAGAAAGGCTATGTGCTATTTGAACAGAAATGCAGCAGCTGTCATCCTGCACCACTGTTCACTGATTATAGCTTCAGGAACAATGGTATCGGGGTAGGTCCGAACAATGACCAGGGCAGGTACGATGTGACTGTAAATGCTGCTGATATGTACAAATTTAAGGTGCCCAGCCTCCGTAATCTTGGCTATACGGCGCCTTATATGCATGACGGCAGGTTTTACACACTGGCTGGTGTATTAGAGCATTACAACAGCGAAGTGCAGGATATGACGACCCTCGACCCTTTGCTAAAACAAAATGGTGTTTTGGGGATACCGCTCACCGCAGATGAGAAAACTTACCTGCTGGCATTCCTGAATACCCTCAACGATAAAACATTTATCACAGATAAACGATTCTCAGAAGAATCACAGTAA